TCTGGATGAACTCTTTTATTAAACTCATCTATTGAATCTTTTATTTCATCTTCATTATACCCTAACATCTCTTTCCATTTTTTAGAGTAATAAACCTTACCAGTTTGACACTCCCAGTCCCAAACGCCTTCATCGCTGTTTTCTAAAGCTATTCTCCAGCGCTCTTCCATATGTTTCAATTTATTTTGGGTTTGAATGTGATATATAGCAAAACCTATATCTGTTGATAGCTCACTAAGTAGCCTTATAACGTCTTCATTAAAATAGTTTGGCTCTAGAGAATAAATTGTAAAAACTGCATATACATTATCATCATACATTATGGGAAAAGCTGCTGCAGAGGCAAATCCTGCTATTTTTGCCTGATTTTTCCAGGGTTGCATATTTGGATCTTCAAAAAAATCATTAACAACATAAGGTTTTTTGTCCCTAAAGGCTTTGCCACTCATACCTTTGCCTATAGGAACATCGTTTACGTAAGAAACCTCTATATTTTTTAAATAGTCTAATCCTTTCTCGTCTTTTGCATAATATGCAATACTTTTGAAAAAAATTGTAACATCATCTGGCACACCCACCCATGCCATATTGAATTCGCCAGATTCAACAATAATTTTGCAAAAATCACTATATAATTGTTCAATATTTTTTTCTTTTAATAAAAGCCTATTTGTCTCTAATAATGCTGAATATAATTGTAAATGATTAGGGTTCATAAACAAATTTTAATTAAACAATTATTTTAAAACAATAGATATGCTGTTAAATTATTGTTAAATTTTTAAATTAATATATGTATATTTTAGATAAAATTCTAGTATTTTTAGCTTATTATTTTCCAATTTTTTAGTTAATAATTTAGTTTAAATTTATAAATATAAATTATTTATCTATAATTTACATTTGTAAAAGTAAAATTTTTATTATATATTTTTTAAATTATGAAAAACTCAAATAGAGAAGTCTGGTCAACACGAATAGGAGTTATTTTGGCAATGTCCGCAACCTCTATTGGACTTGGTAACTTTGTTAGGTTTCCTGCACAAATTGCAAAAAGTGAGGTTGGTGGCTCTTTTATGATTCCCTATTTTATATCACTACTAATATTAGGCATACCTATCTTGTGGGTTGAATGGACTATTGGTAGGTATGGTGGAAAAAGGGGACAAGGAACACATCCTTTTATATTTCAAAAGATATGGAAGAATAGATATTCAAAATATTTAGGTATCTTTGGTTTATCAATACCTATACTTATAGCTTCATATTATACATATATAGTATCATGGAATTTAGGCTATGCTTTTTTTAGCCTATTTGGTTCATATATCAATGTTGATAAAATTACATTTTTACAACAATTTATTGGTGCAGATAAAAACACATTTAATATTGGTTTAGGGTCATTATTTTTTTATATTATAACATTATTTATAATCTATACTATATTATCTAAAGGCCTAAATAAGGGTATTGAAAAATTCAACAATATTTTTATTCCATTATTACTTGTTATAGGTGTTGTGCTTACTATAAGAGTTCTTCTATTAGGTCCTGATATAGTAAAGGGTTTATCTTTTATATGGGAGCCAAATTTTGAACACTTATTTAATTGGCAAATTTGGATTATTGCAGCAGGCCAAATATTTTTTACCCTTTCAATAGGACAAGAGATTTCCGTTTATGCAAGTTATTTAAGAGAAGATGATGATATTGCAATAGGCCCTTTAACTCAAACCTCTATCAATGAGTTTTCAGAGGTAATTATAGGGGGTTGCATTGCAATACCCGTTATATTTTTCTTTACTCATGGCTTAGATAAAAATATAACTGAGGGGTATAATATCTCTTTTATTGCTATACCAATGGTATTAGAAGAGATGTCACTTGGAAGACTTTTTGGGGTTTTGTGGTTTACTCTTTTATTTATAGCTGGCATTACTACAATACTTGCATCATGCTTTTCTTTTATTACTTTTTTAAAAGATAACTTTAGCTATGATAATAAAAAAGCCGCAAAGATAACTTTATTAATTGTATTTTTTCTATCATTACCACCAACACTCTGGTATAGTAAAGGCGTTTTTGATGAGGTTGATTTTTGGGTAGGCGCTTTATTTTTAGTTATAATAAGTATAATAGAAGTAATTATGTTTGCATGGATAATGGGTATCAATAAGGCCTGGGAAGAATTAAATAAAGGAGCAAAATTAAGAATACCTAACGCCTTTAAATATGTTGTAAAGTATATAACCCCTTTATTTCTTATAGTTATGTTAATAGCTTGGTGCGTAACTGATGCTCCCTATTTTATATCCCAAGCCAATATCTATATATGGATTGAGAGAATATTAATATTATCTACTTTTATATTTGCAGGAATTTTAATTTATTATGCATCAGATAAAAAATAATACTATTCAAGTTGAGCCAATCTTAAAAGCAGATAACATTCAAAAAAATTATCCTTTAAAACAAAATATCTTATTTAAAAGTAGGTATATAAAAGCATTAGATAGAATATCTCTTGCAATTAACAATAAGGCTTCAATAGGTATTGTCGGGGAATCAGGAAGTGGTAAAACAACCCTTGCGAAATTATTAGCTGGTGTAGAAAAAACTGATAATGGTGCAATTTTTTATAAAAATAGAGATATATATGATAAAGATACATATAAAGATTATAGGAAAAATGTTCAAATAATTTTTCAGGACCCCTTCTCTGCTTTTAATCCAAAGCTAAGAATAAAAACAACCTTCAAGGATATTTATAAAAAACATTATAAAGATACAACATTTACGCCCCATGTATTTGATAACATATTGAATAGTGTTGGATTAAAACATGAAGATTTATATAAATTTCCACATCAGTTTTCCGGTGGGCAGAGGCAGCGGTTATCAATAGCTAGAGCTCTTATATTAGATCCCGAGGTTATTATAGCTGATGAACCTGTTAGCGCATTAGATGTATCAATCCAGGCACAAATATTAAATATTTTAAAAAATCTAATAATAAGTTATAATAAAAGTCTAGTTTTAATATCTCATGATTTAGCAATTGTTAAATATTTATGTAAAGAGGTAATAATTTTATATAAGGGAATAATGATGGAGAGAGGTCTGAAAGATGAAATCTTTAATGATTATAAGCACCCTTATACTGAATTAC
The Deferribacterota bacterium DNA segment above includes these coding regions:
- a CDS encoding sodium:calcium symporter, translated to MKNSNREVWSTRIGVILAMSATSIGLGNFVRFPAQIAKSEVGGSFMIPYFISLLILGIPILWVEWTIGRYGGKRGQGTHPFIFQKIWKNRYSKYLGIFGLSIPILIASYYTYIVSWNLGYAFFSLFGSYINVDKITFLQQFIGADKNTFNIGLGSLFFYIITLFIIYTILSKGLNKGIEKFNNIFIPLLLVIGVVLTIRVLLLGPDIVKGLSFIWEPNFEHLFNWQIWIIAAGQIFFTLSIGQEISVYASYLREDDDIAIGPLTQTSINEFSEVIIGGCIAIPVIFFFTHGLDKNITEGYNISFIAIPMVLEEMSLGRLFGVLWFTLLFIAGITTILASCFSFITFLKDNFSYDNKKAAKITLLIVFFLSLPPTLWYSKGVFDEVDFWVGALFLVIISIIEVIMFAWIMGINKAWEELNKGAKLRIPNAFKYVVKYITPLFLIVMLIAWCVTDAPYFISQANIYIWIERILILSTFIFAGILIYYASDKK
- a CDS encoding ABC transporter ATP-binding protein, producing the protein MHQIKNNTIQVEPILKADNIQKNYPLKQNILFKSRYIKALDRISLAINNKASIGIVGESGSGKTTLAKLLAGVEKTDNGAIFYKNRDIYDKDTYKDYRKNVQIIFQDPFSAFNPKLRIKTTFKDIYKKHYKDTTFTPHVFDNILNSVGLKHEDLYKFPHQFSGGQRQRLSIARALILDPEVIIADEPVSALDVSIQAQILNILKNLIISYNKSLVLISHDLAIVKYLCKEVIILYKGIMMERGLKDEIFNDYKHPYTELLLNVSKKKIVDIGKYENNGKCPFSNRCKYFSNLCKDEIAVKKISSTHYVRCTRYK